A genomic stretch from Methylorubrum extorquens includes:
- a CDS encoding protein of unknown function; putative exported protein (Evidence 5 : Unknown function), with product MTDSNVISRRARSRAAKSGGNGSVVLVVALMMALVFVPVLALHAAALSGAVAGDEVRPDEVAAAVTHKKVPG from the coding sequence ATGACTGACTCCAATGTCATTTCCCGCCGTGCGCGCTCCCGCGCGGCGAAATCCGGCGGTAACGGCAGCGTGGTGCTCGTTGTGGCGCTGATGATGGCGCTCGTCTTCGTGCCCGTACTGGCCCTTCACGCCGCGGCGCTTTCGGGCGCGGTGGCCGGTGACGAGGTCCGGCCCGATGAAGTGGCCGCCGCCGTGACCCATAAGAAGGTACCGGGCTGA
- a CDS encoding putative 3-methyladenine DNA glycosylase (Evidence 3 : Putative function from multiple computational evidences; Product type e : enzyme), which yields MLDAVIYERILGTAATVAEPLRAAIAAIGRIEIAPPAHASLAERLFVEVVNQQLSTRAALSIWTRIEAAAAAQDGTPRDLFIPGTEVLLRSCGVSANKVRALHAIRQAEEAGLLGPELATLPHAERSAVLCRIRGVGPWTADMVGIFHFLDPDIWPVGDVAAVGVLRRLAGIEDTVAVAAQFAPYRSILARYMWRSRDAAPVAA from the coding sequence ATGCTCGACGCAGTTATCTACGAAAGGATACTCGGAACGGCCGCCACGGTCGCGGAGCCGTTGCGAGCCGCCATCGCGGCAATCGGCCGGATCGAGATCGCGCCGCCCGCACATGCCAGCCTGGCCGAGCGTCTGTTCGTCGAAGTCGTCAACCAGCAGCTCTCGACGAGGGCCGCCCTCTCGATTTGGACGCGGATCGAGGCCGCCGCCGCGGCTCAGGACGGCACGCCGCGCGATCTGTTCATTCCCGGCACCGAGGTTCTTTTGCGCAGTTGCGGCGTTTCGGCGAACAAGGTGCGCGCGCTCCACGCCATCCGCCAGGCCGAGGAGGCCGGCCTGCTCGGCCCGGAACTCGCGACGCTACCGCATGCCGAGCGCTCGGCCGTTCTGTGCCGTATCCGCGGGGTCGGGCCGTGGACCGCCGACATGGTCGGCATCTTCCACTTTCTCGATCCGGATATCTGGCCTGTCGGCGACGTGGCCGCGGTCGGCGTCCTGCGGCGGCTCGCAGGGATTGAGGATACGGTCGCGGTGGCCGCGCAGTTCGCGCCGTACCGCTCGATCCTCGCCCGCTACATGTGGCGCAGCCGGGACGCAGCGCCCGTCGCCGCCTGA
- a CDS encoding protein of unknown function (Evidence 5 : Unknown function), with translation MSNDTIIWTQGGIAEVPLQRFTGRIGAIEVATVEYDGSNRLWTWWSPLAEDIWGHAQEPEGAKQAAELWLRNWLENFRPFFEAGR, from the coding sequence ATGTCGAACGACACGATCATCTGGACGCAGGGCGGCATCGCCGAGGTGCCCCTGCAGCGCTTCACCGGCCGAATCGGCGCGATCGAGGTCGCCACCGTCGAGTATGACGGGTCGAACCGCCTGTGGACGTGGTGGAGCCCGCTCGCCGAGGACATCTGGGGCCATGCGCAGGAGCCGGAGGGGGCCAAACAGGCCGCCGAACTCTGGCTGCGCAACTGGCTGGAGAATTTCCGGCCGTTCTTCGAGGCGGGCCGCTGA
- the rrm gene encoding rRNA methylase (Evidence 2b : Function from indirect experimental evidences (e.g. phenotypes); Product type e : enzyme), whose translation MTPPRDRPAKPYGFRPRPRTQPPGPAAREGKDHVVLYGWHPVSQALANAGRHFHRLLATENALARLKEAGIELPIEPEMVRPSAIDRLLGPDAVHQGLYAEAEPLAAPALDAMPDDALLLALDQITDPHNVGAIVRTAAAFGVTAIVTTARHSPNATGVLAKSASGGLEHVPLVIVRNLAEALITLGERGFTRIGLDSDAGTTLDAVGPRRPAVLVLGAEGKGLRQRTTECCDLLVRIDATGAIRSLNVSNAAAITLYALTRSAGTAA comes from the coding sequence ATGACCCCGCCGCGCGACCGCCCGGCCAAGCCGTACGGCTTCCGGCCCCGCCCGCGAACCCAGCCTCCGGGACCGGCCGCGCGTGAGGGGAAGGACCATGTCGTGCTCTATGGCTGGCACCCCGTCTCGCAGGCCTTGGCCAATGCGGGCCGCCACTTCCATCGGCTGCTCGCCACCGAGAATGCGCTGGCGCGCCTGAAAGAGGCCGGCATCGAACTGCCGATCGAACCGGAGATGGTCCGCCCGAGCGCGATCGACCGGCTGCTCGGCCCGGACGCGGTGCATCAGGGCCTCTATGCGGAGGCCGAGCCGCTGGCCGCACCCGCACTCGACGCGATGCCGGACGACGCGCTGCTGCTCGCGCTCGATCAGATCACCGATCCGCACAATGTCGGCGCCATCGTCCGAACGGCGGCCGCGTTCGGCGTCACCGCCATCGTCACCACCGCGCGCCACTCCCCGAATGCCACGGGCGTACTGGCGAAATCGGCGTCCGGCGGCCTGGAGCACGTCCCGCTGGTGATCGTCCGCAACCTCGCCGAGGCACTGATCACGCTCGGCGAGCGCGGTTTCACCCGGATCGGTCTCGATTCGGACGCCGGCACGACCCTCGACGCGGTCGGCCCGCGCCGTCCGGCGGTGCTCGTGCTCGGGGCCGAGGGCAAGGGCCTGCGTCAGCGCACCACCGAATGCTGCGACCTGCTGGTGCGCATCGACGCGACCGGCGCCATCCGCAGCCTCAACGTCTCGAACGCCGCGGCGATCACCCTCTACGCCCTGACGCGTTCGGCCGGGACGGCGGCCTGA
- a CDS encoding Methyl-accepting chemotaxis receptor/sensory transducer (Evidence 2b : Function from indirect experimental evidences (e.g. phenotypes); Product type cp : cell process): MRWFTNLKLIGKLAIPVALVALVAAGIVGLARNTLDQLQRGTQEVVDVRAARVITALQTALAIDEAVISEKNIILETDASILSAQRERFEASRARALAGADHLIAIADTDARRAMLTEVKATISGFFATVERSIALGLKNQKEQAFKVSADEVRPVRTKAIEAIQKRIAANISDLEDAKREAAEIGSSAALALTVIAVVGLLLAFGLLGVIVIVGVVRPIGRLVRVLQRMAEGEIETEIAEARRGDEIGAVARAVEAIKALVARKAAEQAEMKRVADEAAAIERRRTMIELADGFERAVGGVVGMVSSSATELQATAQQMTATATETASQSTTVAAAAEEAASNVGTVAAAAEELGASVHEIGRQVGASADMAQRAVGEADHSAALIHELSQAAARIGDVVNLIATIASQTNLLALNATIEAARAGEAGRGFAVVASEVKELAAQTSRATEEISGQIAQIQGATGQAVTAIGGITGRIREINAVATTIAAAVEEQGAATQEIVRNVSQAAVGAGEVTSNIAGVAQASEETGAAATQVLASASELSQQSEHLRAEVARFLATVRAA; encoded by the coding sequence ATGCGCTGGTTCACAAATCTCAAGCTGATCGGAAAACTCGCCATTCCGGTGGCCCTGGTCGCGCTGGTCGCGGCCGGCATCGTCGGTCTGGCGCGGAACACGCTCGACCAGTTGCAGCGCGGGACTCAGGAGGTCGTCGATGTGCGCGCGGCGCGGGTCATCACCGCCTTGCAGACCGCGCTCGCCATCGACGAGGCCGTGATCAGCGAGAAGAACATCATCCTCGAGACCGACGCCTCGATCCTGTCGGCGCAGCGCGAGCGGTTCGAGGCATCGCGGGCGCGGGCGCTTGCCGGCGCAGACCACTTGATCGCCATCGCGGATACCGACGCGCGCCGGGCGATGCTGACCGAGGTCAAAGCGACGATTTCCGGCTTCTTCGCGACGGTCGAGCGTTCGATCGCCCTGGGACTGAAGAACCAGAAGGAGCAGGCGTTCAAGGTCTCTGCGGATGAGGTGCGCCCGGTCCGGACAAAGGCGATCGAGGCGATCCAGAAGCGCATCGCGGCCAATATCAGCGATCTCGAGGATGCTAAGCGGGAGGCCGCTGAAATCGGCTCGTCCGCCGCCCTAGCGCTGACGGTCATCGCGGTCGTCGGCCTGCTGCTGGCCTTCGGGTTACTCGGGGTGATCGTGATCGTGGGCGTCGTGCGCCCCATCGGCCGGCTCGTGCGCGTGCTTCAGCGGATGGCCGAAGGCGAGATCGAGACCGAGATCGCCGAGGCGCGCCGCGGCGACGAGATCGGCGCCGTCGCCCGCGCCGTCGAGGCCATCAAGGCGCTCGTGGCGCGCAAGGCCGCCGAGCAGGCGGAAATGAAGCGCGTGGCGGATGAAGCCGCGGCGATCGAGCGCCGCCGCACCATGATCGAGTTGGCCGACGGCTTCGAGCGTGCCGTCGGCGGTGTCGTCGGGATGGTGTCGTCCTCCGCCACCGAGCTGCAGGCGACCGCCCAGCAGATGACCGCGACCGCGACCGAGACCGCAAGCCAATCGACCACCGTCGCGGCTGCGGCGGAGGAGGCGGCCTCCAATGTCGGCACAGTCGCCGCCGCCGCGGAGGAACTCGGTGCCTCGGTTCACGAGATCGGCCGGCAGGTCGGCGCGTCGGCGGACATGGCGCAGCGCGCCGTCGGTGAGGCGGACCACAGCGCCGCCCTCATCCATGAATTGAGCCAAGCCGCGGCGCGGATCGGCGACGTGGTGAACCTCATCGCCACCATCGCCAGCCAGACCAACCTGCTCGCGCTCAACGCCACCATCGAGGCGGCGCGGGCAGGGGAGGCGGGGCGTGGCTTTGCCGTGGTCGCAAGCGAGGTGAAGGAACTTGCCGCGCAGACCTCGCGGGCGACGGAGGAGATTTCCGGGCAGATCGCGCAGATCCAGGGTGCCACCGGCCAGGCAGTGACGGCGATCGGCGGCATCACCGGGCGCATCCGCGAGATCAACGCGGTGGCGACGACGATTGCCGCGGCCGTCGAGGAGCAGGGGGCCGCGACCCAGGAGATCGTGCGCAACGTCTCCCAGGCGGCCGTGGGCGCGGGCGAAGTCACCAGCAACATCGCGGGCGTGGCGCAGGCATCGGAGGAAACCGGAGCCGCCGCCACGCAGGTTCTGGCCTCGGCCTCGGAGCTTTCGCAGCAATCCGAGCATCTGCGGGCGGAAGTCGCGCGCTTCCTCGCGACGGTGCGCGCGGCCTGA
- a CDS encoding Putative cytochrome biogenesis protein (Evidence 3 : Putative function from multiple computational evidences; Product type e : enzyme) produces MASHLGLAFLAGLLSVLSPCVLPLLPLVLGAAVAEHRLGPVALAAGLALSFVAIGLFIATIGFALGLDGDRFRAIGAVLLVLLGIILIVPAAQNRFAVAAGPLSNWAEQRFGGVATAGLAGQFAVGLLLGAVWSPCVGPTLGAASLLAAQGRDLGTVAVTMLVFGLGAALPLVALGMLSREVLIRWRARMMGVGKGLKLALGVILVATGALILSGYDRALETSLVEASPDWLTALTTRF; encoded by the coding sequence ATGGCCAGCCATCTCGGCCTCGCCTTCCTTGCCGGCCTCCTCTCGGTGCTGTCGCCCTGCGTACTGCCGCTGCTTCCGCTGGTGCTGGGCGCGGCGGTCGCGGAGCATCGCCTCGGGCCCGTGGCACTGGCCGCCGGTCTGGCGCTCTCCTTCGTCGCGATCGGCCTGTTCATCGCGACGATCGGGTTCGCGCTCGGCCTCGACGGCGACCGGTTTCGCGCCATCGGGGCGGTACTGCTGGTGCTGCTCGGCATTATCCTGATCGTACCGGCGGCGCAGAATCGGTTCGCCGTTGCGGCCGGGCCGTTGAGCAACTGGGCCGAGCAGCGATTCGGCGGGGTCGCGACCGCGGGGCTGGCGGGCCAGTTCGCCGTCGGCCTCCTCCTCGGCGCCGTCTGGAGCCCCTGCGTCGGCCCGACCCTCGGCGCAGCCTCCCTGCTCGCCGCCCAGGGGCGCGACCTCGGCACTGTGGCGGTCACCATGCTGGTGTTCGGCCTCGGGGCCGCCCTCCCCCTCGTCGCCCTAGGGATGCTGTCGCGCGAGGTGCTGATCCGCTGGCGCGCGCGGATGATGGGCGTCGGCAAGGGGCTCAAGCTCGCGCTGGGCGTGATCCTCGTCGCCACCGGCGCCCTGATTCTGTCGGGCTATGATCGGGCGCTCGAAACCTCATTGGTCGAGGCCTCGCCGGATTGGCTGACCGCGCTCACGACGCGCTTCTGA
- the rpsA gene encoding 30S ribosomal protein S1 (Evidence 2b : Function from indirect experimental evidences (e.g. phenotypes); Product type s : structure) has protein sequence MSAGLNVSSSAREDFAALLEESFLQHEITEGSVVKGTVVGIEKDVAVIDIGAKTEGRVPLKEFTGPGREGELKVGDEVEVYVDRIENALGEAVISRDKARREESWVKLEKAFEANERVTGTIFNQVKGGYTVDLDGAVAFLPRSQVDIRPVRDVTPLLGTPQPFQILKMDRRRGNIVVSRRTVLEESRAEQRSELVANLEEGQVIDGVVKNITEYGAFVDLGGIDGLLHVTDMAWRRVNHPSEVVTIGQTVKVKIIKINHETHRISLGIKQLLADPWEGIAARYPEEAKLKGRVTNITDYGAFVELEPGIEGLIHVSEMSWTKKNVHPGKIVSTSQEVEVQILEVDSVKRRISLGLKQTLQNPWDAFAEKHPVGSEVEGEVKNKTEFGLFIGLEGDVDGMVHLSDLDWNRPGEQVIEEFKKGDMVRAQVLDVDVEKERISLGVKQLGGDPFAEAGEVKKGQIVTCEVIEVKDSGLEVKLVDTDMQTFIRRAELARDRGDQRPERFAAGEKFDARVIQFDRKARRVQVSIKALEVAEEKEAMAQFGSADSGASLGDILGAAFNKKKGGDEE, from the coding sequence ATGTCAGCTGGTCTGAACGTAAGCTCTTCGGCCCGCGAGGATTTCGCGGCCCTGCTCGAGGAATCCTTCCTCCAGCATGAGATCACCGAAGGTTCGGTCGTCAAGGGCACCGTCGTCGGCATCGAGAAAGATGTCGCCGTCATCGATATCGGTGCCAAGACCGAGGGGCGCGTCCCCCTCAAGGAATTCACCGGCCCGGGCCGCGAGGGCGAGCTCAAGGTTGGCGACGAGGTCGAGGTTTACGTCGACCGCATTGAGAACGCGCTGGGCGAGGCCGTCATCTCGCGCGACAAGGCGCGCCGCGAGGAGTCGTGGGTCAAGCTCGAGAAGGCCTTCGAGGCCAACGAGCGCGTCACCGGCACGATCTTCAACCAGGTCAAGGGCGGCTACACCGTCGATCTCGACGGCGCCGTGGCGTTCCTGCCGCGCTCCCAGGTCGATATCCGTCCGGTCCGCGACGTGACCCCGCTGCTCGGCACGCCCCAGCCGTTCCAGATCCTCAAGATGGATCGCCGCCGCGGCAACATCGTCGTGTCGCGCCGCACCGTGCTCGAAGAGAGCCGCGCCGAGCAGCGCTCGGAGCTGGTGGCCAACCTTGAGGAAGGTCAGGTCATCGACGGCGTCGTCAAGAACATCACCGAGTACGGCGCCTTCGTCGATCTCGGCGGTATCGACGGCCTGCTGCACGTCACCGACATGGCGTGGCGCCGCGTGAACCACCCGTCCGAGGTCGTGACCATCGGCCAGACGGTCAAGGTCAAGATCATCAAGATCAACCACGAGACGCACCGCATCTCGCTCGGCATCAAGCAGCTCCTGGCCGATCCGTGGGAGGGCATCGCCGCCCGTTACCCCGAGGAAGCCAAGCTCAAGGGCCGCGTGACCAACATCACCGACTACGGCGCCTTCGTGGAGCTGGAGCCGGGGATCGAGGGCCTGATCCACGTCTCCGAGATGAGCTGGACCAAGAAGAACGTCCATCCGGGCAAGATCGTCTCCACCTCTCAGGAGGTCGAGGTGCAGATCCTGGAAGTCGATTCGGTCAAGCGCCGCATCTCGCTCGGCCTCAAGCAGACCCTTCAGAACCCGTGGGATGCCTTCGCTGAGAAGCACCCGGTCGGTTCCGAGGTCGAGGGCGAGGTCAAGAACAAGACCGAGTTCGGCCTGTTCATCGGCCTCGAAGGCGATGTCGACGGCATGGTTCACCTGTCGGATCTCGACTGGAACCGTCCCGGCGAGCAGGTCATCGAGGAGTTCAAGAAGGGCGACATGGTGCGTGCCCAGGTTCTCGACGTCGATGTCGAAAAGGAGCGCATCTCGCTCGGCGTGAAGCAGCTCGGCGGCGATCCCTTCGCCGAAGCCGGCGAGGTCAAGAAGGGCCAGATCGTCACCTGCGAGGTCATCGAGGTGAAGGATTCCGGCCTGGAGGTGAAGCTCGTCGACACCGACATGCAGACCTTCATCCGCCGCGCCGAACTCGCCCGTGACCGTGGCGACCAGCGTCCCGAGCGTTTCGCCGCCGGCGAGAAGTTCGACGCGCGCGTCATCCAGTTCGATCGCAAGGCCCGCCGCGTGCAGGTCTCGATCAAGGCTCTGGAAGTCGCCGAGGAGAAGGAGGCGATGGCCCAGTTCGGCTCCGCCGATTCGGGCGCTTCGCTCGGCGACATCCTCGGTGCCGCCTTCAACAAGAAGAAGGGTGGCGACGAGGAGTAA
- a CDS encoding conserved protein of unknown function (Evidence 4 : Unknown function but conserved in other organisms) — MTGFLVAGAIGFGLGWLVFGQHSYSGDYVARRMSRSSERDY, encoded by the coding sequence ATGACGGGCTTCCTCGTCGCGGGGGCTATCGGCTTCGGGCTCGGCTGGTTGGTGTTCGGCCAGCACTCCTATTCAGGGGATTACGTCGCGAGACGCATGAGCCGCAGCAGCGAGCGCGATTACTAA
- a CDS encoding Pirin-like protein (Evidence 2b : Function from indirect experimental evidences (e.g. phenotypes); Product type f : factor): MSWHSADDPIPGDHFSCDAIQTLIVPRSRDLGSFAVRRALPSTECRMVGPFIFFDQMGPSEFLLGQGMDVRPHPHIGLSTVTYLFDGEIMHRDSLGTELPIRPGELNWMTAGRGITHSERTAPTLRQTGSRLFGIQSWVALSAREEESAPAFEHYDASALPVLTGEGKTVRLIAGEAFGARSPVRTSSPMVYADVVLEAGAVLPLDPTYDERAIYTVAGAIKIAGDGFGPGQLLVFRPGDRISVRATEAARFMVLGGEPMDGPRHLWWNFVSSRPERIAQAKEDWRQGRFDTVPNDAEFIPLPEDPPPVRYP; this comes from the coding sequence ATGAGTTGGCACAGTGCGGATGATCCGATCCCGGGCGACCATTTCAGTTGCGACGCAATCCAGACCTTGATCGTGCCGCGCTCGCGCGATCTCGGCTCGTTTGCCGTGCGCCGCGCCCTCCCCTCGACCGAGTGCCGGATGGTCGGCCCGTTCATCTTCTTCGACCAGATGGGACCGTCCGAGTTCCTGCTCGGTCAGGGTATGGATGTCCGTCCGCACCCGCATATCGGCCTTTCGACCGTCACCTACCTGTTCGACGGCGAAATCATGCATCGCGACAGTCTCGGCACCGAGCTGCCGATCCGGCCGGGCGAACTGAATTGGATGACGGCCGGACGCGGCATCACCCATTCGGAGCGAACCGCCCCGACCCTCCGCCAGACCGGCTCCCGCCTGTTCGGCATCCAGAGCTGGGTCGCCCTGTCGGCTCGGGAGGAGGAAAGCGCGCCGGCCTTCGAGCACTATGATGCCTCGGCGCTTCCGGTCCTCACAGGCGAGGGCAAGACCGTGCGCCTGATCGCGGGCGAAGCCTTCGGCGCGCGCTCGCCGGTGCGGACATCGAGCCCGATGGTTTATGCCGATGTGGTGCTGGAAGCCGGCGCCGTCCTGCCGCTGGACCCGACCTACGACGAGCGCGCGATCTATACGGTTGCGGGCGCGATCAAGATTGCCGGCGACGGTTTCGGTCCCGGCCAGCTCTTGGTGTTCCGGCCCGGCGACCGCATCAGCGTGCGCGCCACGGAGGCCGCGCGGTTCATGGTTCTGGGCGGCGAGCCGATGGACGGCCCGCGGCACCTCTGGTGGAACTTCGTCTCCTCGCGGCCGGAGCGGATCGCCCAGGCCAAGGAGGATTGGCGCCAGGGCCGCTTCGACACGGTGCCGAACGACGCCGAGTTCATCCCGCTGCCCGAGGATCCCCCGCCCGTCCGCTATCCGTAA
- the kefB gene encoding potassium:proton antiporter (CPA2 family) (Evidence 2b : Function from indirect experimental evidences (e.g. phenotypes); Product type t : transporter), producing the protein MAIEASGAASELVQVVSLLAAGVVAVPLFKRLGLGSVLGYLVAGLAIGPFGVGLFTDAHAILHVAELGVVMFLFIIGLEMEPSRLWGMRREIFGLGLAQVGACIAALTLVGVAMGFPVVVAFVAGTGFVLTSTAIVMQLLEERGSLSTPKGQRIVAILLLEDLAIVPLLAAVALLAPGGAETSGTERAIAVAIALVSIAALVAAGRWLLNPLFRLLAAAKAREVMTAAALLVVLGSALAMQLGGLSMAMGAFLAGVLLSESSFRHQLEADVEPFRGILLGLFFLGVGMSLDLAVIAANWGLILMSVAAYMAVKSLVIYGVARALRTKDAEALERTALMAQGGEFAFVLYAAAASAGIIDGTTNAILTATVILSMAITPLTVIAFDRFGPKATASTDGVEAPEDLVGSALIIGFGRFGQIVSQPLISRGCSVSIIDTNADNIRLAEGFGFKVYYGDGARLDILRAAGAATARAILICIDDRAMAKRIAELAKAEFPLVPVLARARDREHAVELIEAGVAYQMRETLESAFALGEQALVTIGADPDAAGEIMAEVRRRDAERLDLQVVGGLYAGRELIRGNASMSTHGHG; encoded by the coding sequence ATGGCGATCGAAGCATCCGGGGCCGCGAGCGAACTCGTTCAGGTCGTCTCCCTCCTCGCCGCGGGCGTCGTGGCCGTTCCCTTGTTCAAGCGGCTCGGGCTCGGCTCGGTCCTCGGCTACCTCGTGGCGGGGTTGGCCATCGGGCCGTTCGGCGTCGGCCTCTTCACCGACGCCCACGCAATCCTTCACGTCGCCGAACTCGGCGTCGTGATGTTCCTCTTCATCATCGGATTGGAGATGGAGCCGTCGCGGCTCTGGGGCATGCGCCGCGAAATCTTCGGTCTCGGCCTCGCGCAGGTCGGCGCCTGCATCGCCGCCCTCACGCTGGTCGGCGTCGCCATGGGGTTTCCGGTCGTCGTGGCCTTCGTGGCCGGCACCGGCTTCGTGCTCACTTCGACCGCCATCGTCATGCAGCTTCTCGAAGAACGCGGCTCGCTCTCGACGCCGAAAGGCCAGCGGATCGTCGCGATCCTGCTGCTCGAAGATCTCGCCATCGTGCCGCTGCTGGCCGCCGTCGCGCTGCTTGCGCCCGGCGGCGCCGAGACGAGCGGGACCGAGCGCGCCATCGCCGTCGCCATCGCCCTGGTTTCCATCGCCGCGCTCGTGGCCGCGGGCCGCTGGCTGCTCAACCCGCTGTTCCGCCTGCTCGCCGCGGCGAAGGCGCGGGAGGTGATGACCGCGGCGGCACTGCTGGTCGTGCTCGGCTCGGCGCTGGCGATGCAGCTCGGCGGCCTCTCCATGGCGATGGGGGCCTTCCTCGCCGGCGTGCTGCTCTCGGAATCGAGCTTCCGCCACCAGCTGGAGGCCGATGTCGAGCCGTTCCGCGGCATCCTGCTCGGCCTGTTCTTCCTCGGCGTCGGGATGTCCCTCGATCTCGCGGTGATCGCCGCGAACTGGGGCCTGATCCTCATGAGCGTGGCCGCCTACATGGCGGTCAAAAGCCTCGTCATCTACGGCGTCGCCCGCGCCCTGCGGACCAAAGATGCCGAAGCGCTGGAGCGGACGGCCCTGATGGCGCAGGGCGGCGAATTCGCCTTCGTGCTCTATGCGGCGGCGGCAAGTGCGGGGATCATCGACGGCACCACCAACGCGATCCTGACGGCCACCGTCATCCTGTCGATGGCGATCACGCCGCTGACCGTCATCGCCTTCGATCGCTTCGGGCCGAAGGCCACCGCGTCCACGGACGGCGTCGAGGCGCCGGAGGATCTCGTCGGCAGCGCCCTGATCATCGGGTTCGGGCGCTTCGGGCAGATCGTCAGCCAGCCGCTGATCTCGCGCGGGTGCTCAGTCTCGATCATCGACACCAATGCCGACAACATCCGCCTCGCCGAGGGGTTCGGCTTCAAGGTCTATTACGGCGATGGGGCCCGGCTCGACATTCTACGCGCGGCCGGCGCCGCGACGGCGCGGGCGATCCTGATCTGCATCGACGACCGCGCCATGGCCAAGCGCATCGCTGAACTGGCGAAGGCGGAGTTTCCGCTGGTTCCGGTGCTGGCGCGTGCCCGTGACCGCGAGCACGCGGTGGAGCTGATCGAGGCGGGTGTCGCCTACCAGATGCGCGAGACGCTCGAATCGGCCTTCGCGCTGGGTGAGCAGGCGTTGGTGACGATCGGGGCCGATCCGGACGCGGCCGGTGAGATCATGGCCGAGGTTCGCCGGCGCGACGCGGAGCGCCTCGACCTGCAGGTCGTCGGCGGCCTCTATGCCGGCCGGGAGCTGATCCGGGGGAATGCGTCCATGTCGACCCATGGGCACGGGTGA
- a CDS encoding conserved protein of unknown function (Evidence 4 : Unknown function but conserved in other organisms), with translation MPGVFPDQIAPVVLGGKVRRELTMMRWGIPGPKTYGKQSVTNVHCWMGA, from the coding sequence ATGCCTGGTGTCTTCCCCGACCAGATCGCCCCCGTGGTTTTGGGCGGTAAGGTGCGCCGCGAGCTGACTATGATGCGCTGGGGCATCCCAGGGCCGAAGACTTACGGCAAACAGTCCGTCACCAACGTCCACTGTTGGATGGGCGCATGA